A window of the Candidatus Bipolaricaulota bacterium genome harbors these coding sequences:
- a CDS encoding amidohydrolase translates to MGIVLKGIAAALGEALTVKRVDIRIEGNKIEKISESPLPVAPADELVSGEGKLAIPGFVNLHTHLPMVLFRGAADDLPLEEWLRDRIWPLEARLTDEAVYWGSLLGLAEMIRSGTTAFSDMYFHLDAIERAVAESGMRAVLSYGIIAAELDAHGKEELARAEETVKRLKDGEERMKAAVAPHSIYTCGREVWKRAVELALEQEVPIHTHLSETQTEVADCYVRHRMSPVELLQEWGGFSAPTIAAHCVHVTPSDVDILARHRVTVAHCPRSNAKLGNGIAPISRLRSAGVNVGIGTDGAASNNSLDMASELRFAALSAKAASGDPTIIPAQEAVQMATVAGARALGLEGTIAEGNRADIAIVDLERVETIPTSDPLSSLVYSAGRGAVTDVVVDGRFLMRDRSLTTIDEDRVKYEVKKIAKSYKN, encoded by the coding sequence ATGGGAATAGTTCTCAAAGGGATAGCCGCGGCGCTCGGAGAAGCCCTTACTGTAAAGCGCGTCGATATCCGCATCGAAGGGAACAAAATCGAGAAAATCAGCGAGTCCCCCCTCCCGGTCGCCCCGGCCGACGAGCTCGTCTCCGGGGAGGGAAAGCTCGCGATCCCCGGGTTTGTCAATCTCCATACTCATCTGCCGATGGTCCTGTTCCGGGGAGCGGCGGACGACCTCCCGCTGGAGGAGTGGCTGCGTGATCGGATCTGGCCGCTGGAGGCGCGGCTTACGGACGAGGCCGTGTACTGGGGCTCCCTCCTCGGGCTGGCGGAGATGATCCGGAGCGGGACAACGGCGTTCTCCGACATGTACTTCCACCTCGACGCGATCGAGCGGGCGGTCGCCGAGTCCGGGATGCGGGCGGTCCTCTCCTACGGGATCATCGCCGCAGAGCTCGATGCGCACGGGAAGGAGGAGCTCGCTCGGGCAGAGGAGACGGTGAAGCGACTCAAGGACGGCGAGGAGAGGATGAAGGCGGCTGTCGCTCCCCATTCCATCTACACCTGCGGGAGGGAAGTATGGAAGCGGGCGGTCGAGCTCGCGCTCGAACAGGAAGTGCCGATCCACACCCACCTATCCGAGACACAGACTGAGGTGGCGGACTGTTACGTGCGCCATCGGATGAGCCCGGTGGAGCTCCTACAGGAGTGGGGTGGATTCTCCGCTCCGACGATCGCCGCTCATTGCGTGCACGTGACCCCAAGCGACGTCGATATCCTGGCCCGTCACCGCGTCACCGTGGCCCACTGCCCGCGCAGCAACGCCAAGCTGGGAAACGGGATCGCCCCGATCTCCCGGCTGCGGTCCGCCGGGGTGAACGTCGGAATCGGGACGGACGGAGCAGCATCAAACAACAGCCTGGACATGGCATCCGAGCTCCGGTTCGCGGCGCTGTCGGCAAAAGCGGCCTCCGGGGACCCGACGATCATTCCCGCCCAGGAGGCGGTGCAGATGGCGACGGTGGCAGGAGCACGAGCCCTCGGGCTCGAGGGAACGATCGCAGAAGGAAACCGAGCCGATATCGCGATCGTCGATCTGGAGCGGGTGGAGACGATCCCGACGTCGGATCCGCTCTCCTCCCTGGTCTACTCCGCCGGGAGAGGGGCGGTGACCGATGTAGTGGTCGACGGGAGGTTCCTCATGCGGGACCGCTCGCTCACCACCATCGACGAAGATCGGGTAAAATACGAGGTGAAGAAGATAGCGAAAAGCTACAAAAACTGA